ctttcatttttaatttattaatttgtgttttttttatatggaggactgaaactgccaaaattaattaatacagaaacataaaaatggctCACTAAACAAATTGATAtgccaataaattatacaaatattCATTGCACAATGTTTGAACTACCTTCCTTTGCCTATTTACTTGCTATGCTGCAATGTCGATAGGTGCTAGGTGCTAAAGGTAATTTCCTCAGAAACGAAAGATAACAATCCCACAATTATGTCACTAAGCGAAATGTTAACACTTACCAGAATGAAAATGTCTGGAGCTCACTTTCATTGAGCTTGGGATATTAGCAAAGTGTATGCACATGCTTCTCACGGCAGATATCCACATCATTCGTCTCCTCCTTGTTACATCAGACACAACACACCCTTGATTTTGTTTCCAagtagaaaacagagaaaaaaaatttgtttcccCTGTCGATCTTGTGCACAGAGAATGCAACCCGCTGCACAGCAAGTTCTCACCATGTCTATGGCGGTGCCACCATGAGGCTTGTGACTTGACGTCATGTTCCCATTCCCTATTAACatggcaaggcaaatttatttgtatagcacatttcatgtacagcacaattcaaagtcttttacataaaacattacagcagggtgcagaaaacaatacaagtgcataaaaaaacaaagattaaaagaaataaaatttatttaacagcctccaccaccaccccccATTACCTCCCACCCAGATGCGGCCGACTGGGCATCCGCCAGGATCAGAAGCCCCCCATCAGTGCAGCCACTCAGGGTCCCAGCCCCTGGGGCAGCCACCTCCCCCTGCCCTCCCTCGGCGGTGCCCCAggaaacaggggtgtgagaggtcccatTGACTCGCTTGAAAAGGATTCATCTCTTGAACAATTTTGCTAAATGTATAAGACAGTGACTGTTTGTGTATGAGCTGCAAAACATTGTTTACAATCAGTTCCCAAGGTATGAGAACAGCATGACCTCGTACCAGATTCAGCCTCCTTTCCAACTGAAACGTTTCAACATCTCTGTTGATGGCTTGTTTCCCGCTCGTTTTGTTTGTAATCACTTGATCCAAAATGCTAATTAACTGACATATGACAAGGTGTTCTTGCACATAGGTTGCAGACTTTAGACAGTAGTTGcccattattattttatttatttattttttaaatttcctttgttttctgttaaaaatatataaagaattaTTATCATACATGTTTCCACCAGCTCCCAAAAATGTCCACGGCTTCACACATCACCGTTCCAAAAGTCTGCGTTGCACAAAGTCTTCAACAGACCAACCTCTCCTCTGGTCAACCTAAAGAAAAGCTTGTTGATTTTATCGTGGGTGCATTGGCAAAATTGCAGCTTGTGAAGAAAGACCTCACAAAGACCAATGACCCTGTGTTCAGATACATAAAGACAGCATTTTTCCAAAGCTCTTTGGATAGTGGAACTAAAATGATTGGTACAAAATCTCTTCATAATGAGTCAGGTAGAAATACTCTGGAAGATCCGCATCTGACTTGGATGCTTCATCTGACACTGTTCTCTAGCCTGACAAGTTCaacagttaataaatatttgGCCTGCACTGTCCTATCTTGCCATCTTGATCATCAGTCCATCATTGTACTCTACAGTGAATTTCCACATGCTTcgctaaaaacacatttcattttgACCTTCAGAGAACTTTCTGTAAATGTCAGTGGATGGACTGGTTCACACACACCCTAAAGTTCCCTCCCTCTCAAAGTACTCCCTCCACGTGCTCTCTCATGGGGCAAAGTTTAGGCTATAATTTGGTAAATATGAAATGCGAAAGTTATCCTTCAAATTTGTATTTAAAGCGAAGAGTGGGTCTTGGTTGCCATGGGGGATCAAAAGACAGGCTCAGGtggaaaaagactgaaaaggtAAGAacttgaaataatttaaactcCTGCATGCAAACAGACTTTTAGTGTTGTTGAAATCAATAGCCTCCTCTCTCTTTAGCTTAAAGTTGACTTTAAGTTCCTAATATTGTCTCGTATTTGTTGCCGATATAGTGTTTGATGTAGGTAATAGCGGCAGGAGCATGACTGTAAACTTCAGCTTGGTTAAATTAAGTTGGTTGCATTTGTGTTCTCAGTGGGTGTCAGGGGAAGATGAGGATACACAGAAGTGCTCATGTTACTGTTACTTATTTCCATGTCAAGAAAATACTGCCACAATGATGAAAAAATATCCACATGGTTATTTCTATCCCTTTCAATTATAAAGTTAGCATATGATTAATATTTGCACCTTCAAATAAAATGGCgcatatttgtatatatatgtatatatgtgtatatatattgttgtaaatattttttataaacattcttattcatttactcatttacattttatatattttataaacattcttacttactttacattttatctTTATATTCTAGTGACATTTAtcaggctctgcttttaattaatggAGCTACATTACTATAGTGCTGCTGAGGTGAAAcagcttaattattattattgcttcaCAGCTTACAGCCAGTGCACTCACATGAGCaggacacaaactcacacaggGTTACTGAGTCAAACATTCACATATTGAAAAAATACCAAGGGACCTTAAAACTGTTCTGGGTGCCCAGCAAGGGAGTGTGATAAGGAAATATGCATAGGGAGGATCAAAATTGTTTTGCAGATCTCACCCAAAGACTGTGGGAAAGAGAAGCCTGGAAGAAAAGTGAAGAAGAGGAGCAACACACTttgcaaaaatacacattcacatgaacgTGCacaacatgcacgcacatagccacatgCATTGTATCGGTATAAAATGAGGAGGATAGCTGaggtaggcgggtctttctGGCTGAACCTGAGGACTCTGCACTTCCTGTACTAGAGCTCGGCAGCTAAGGCTAAGACGGACCTCCTCTTAAGAGATATgtattgctttctttttgctgGCTAAACAATGAATcgtcaattctactcaatctcTGGTGTTTTCATAATGAAAATATTCATTACTTTACAATACTATGAGTAGCTGTTAGGTCGTTTATAAGATAAATAGCATAAAATGGTGTTCAGATGGGGGCTAAAAATGTGTAATACAATAAACTTCataaaataatcatatttattttaccaaACTATGTCTTAAATGTGGACATCTGCAATGTGTCATTTCTGTAGAATGTTCCAGATTGAAGACATCTTACTTAACTTGTCAGTCATAACCAcatatgtattaaaaatattccGGGGATTGTAGTTGGTTCTTTTAAGGAAAGAGGGAACAGGAACAAAATAATGACTCTTCTGGCAAAAATGTAGAAGCACAGAAACGGAAACGGGCTTTGCTTGAGAAACATGATTATAGCCAGTGTTGACAGATCTTACAAGGAAACAAACAATTCGCTTGATGAAAACAAGCCCCAGAGAAGTGACTACACACCTCTCAGTCTCACCCCTAAACACACCCCAGTACCATCCCTTGCAACCACCGAAGCCCCactgtaatgtgtgatttttagaggttcgtggtggtcggcagatgaaacacacaaagtcagagtgctagaataaatgtgtcaggtttattccccgcagctcatgacactcatcgttacatctcaatgggttcagccttataagcatagcatagcatagcatagcttgccctacctttgacacggactggagagccaacaatcccggtagagtggcttagaaaaccccggctgggcgttcgtacgtaacccgcagcagactctaccgagatgtgggatttccccgtctttatacttatttagaaaaacacaacatcgcatgagagagaggatggccggtcctttcccacaggcgaggatgagtcctgagatcctgtcttgtaaacatatttacaagacacccttttctcacccttccaaagataggcagttacacaggcaccaaaacaagcagaataatataacaaaaacagtatacaggtggtcacttgggacaaaacaagcagttatataacaccaatagtatacagatggtcattttaggacacaaattagatattcccatatcattccacctctggcctaaaatggccttaattcataaaaccttccaaaacaagcagttatataacccCAATAGCATACAGGTGggcattttaggacacaaattagatattctcATATCATACCACCTCTGGCCTAAAATGCCATTAATCCATAAAACCTCCACCTTCCCACATGACATCCAATAATTCcatcaaaaacctgcacatGCCCCCAGTGATTTTGATTATCTACGGTCAGATTATAACACACAATGCGGCGTATATAAAGGCATGTTAATACATTGCATAGCGTCAATACACATAAAATAGCCACAAGAATCAATAATGGTGGAGCTACATATGTTCTAGCGGTGacagacattcctgaaaaaatgtccCACCAGTGATGAGCACTGTCCATCTCCACCATCCTTGCTGCATGCAAAACCTGTTCCCGGTTAACTAGAGTTGTTGCTAAGGCACGGGTAACATTGTTACATTGTGCCAATTCCATAggtgtaaaccttttaaacaacctGAGAACGGTACAGTAGGCAACTGAGTATGGTTGTGAGTAGTAGCTACGCAAAGGGTGTTGGGGCCCACTTGCCATAGCATGTCGCTAGCTGGTTCTATAAACCATTCACACAGTGCAGTGTCTCCTGTAAAGCATGGATTTCTATACCCTTTAGATAAGAGGCAGGCTTGGCCTCGATCAGTACTTTCACAGTCCGTCAGGTCATACGTGTGATTGGTTTGGGGACTAAACCATTCACCGTGAGTTCTCAAAAACATATACTTATTATGTACGATCAATGGTAATACCTGAAACTTACAGATGGTGATTACTTGAGTAACATTccactgtatccaacttactgtACACATGGTCATATTACATCGAGTCTGTTCAGGTTTCATTTGTAACCATAAAGCATCAGATATATCAAACAATCGTCTCCATTCATTTGGGTTAGGTGTAGTTATTACCCGTACAAACCTCTCCTCCTGTAGTCGGGAATATATCACCTGTAAACCACACACAGTTGCATCAATAGCTTtggttacatttattaaaacatcggcagtgtcattaaacaatctagtttgccatttcaactgttgttgtaaaatgattGCAGTCTCTTTTTGTGGTCCTATAGGGACCGGCATCCAGTTCCCCAGGCGATGAACGGCCTGGCTagctttatttccagtgttggaCAACATTGTCCAAGTGATTTCTCCTGTTCGAACCACAGCGTGTGCTTTTTCCTGGCAGGTCGTCACCAGTGGAGCTGTATGATTTTTAATTACTAGTTCCTTTGGCAATGCGTCCACTGGGTAAATAAAAGGGTTAGTCCGATTATCTATGGTTGTAGCATTTCTTAACTGATAAATTGGCAATGTAACAGGCCTCATTGTTGTTGCGTTCCTCCAGCCCATTCGAAACTGAACCACTTCCTCCATCGactggtggggggggggggtcatcgCAGTGACAGTGAGGGCAGCTAGCAGCATGCCCCAGCAGGCAGCACCACCAGGTCTCAGGCGGGCCCTAGCGAGGATCCTTCTGCGTCCCCTCCTTATTGGATCTTCCGATCAACCTCCTCCACTCCCACTCAGACATCCACCAGGCACACCAGGCTGAAAGAGACACATGACTTCAGAAGAATATAGCACACAGCATTagtcttttaaatccaaatcccCCTTGACCTCTAGTAGTAAACACCTGTGGTGTTGTTATTTCTTGCACCATTGTCATATTACATG
The Melanotaenia boesemani isolate fMelBoe1 chromosome 4, fMelBoe1.pri, whole genome shotgun sequence genome window above contains:
- the LOC121638944 gene encoding uncharacterized protein LOC121638944, with the protein product MLLAALTVTAMTPPPHQSMEEVVQFRMGWRNATTMRPVTLPIYQLRNATTIDNRTNPFIYPVDALPKELVIKNHTAPLVTTCQEKAHAVVRTGEITWTMLSNTGNKASQAVHRLGNWMPVPIGPQKETAIILQQQLKWQTRLFNDTADVLINVTKAIDATVCGLQVIYSRLQEERFVRVITTPNPNEWRRLFDISDALWLQMKPEQTRCNMTMCTVSWIQWNVTQVITICKFQVLPLIVHNKYMFLRTHGEWFSPQTNHTYDLTDCESTDRGQACLLSKGYRNPCFTGDTALCEWFIEPASDMLWQVGPNTLCVATTHNHTQLPTVPFSGCLKGLHLWNWHNVTMLPVP